One genomic region from Flagellimonas oceani encodes:
- the glgP gene encoding alpha-glucan family phosphorylase, whose product MKKQKYSTDQFYGLMHTDVEGIDALIELALNIRWSWNHASDELWQQLDPELWEFTRNPWVILQTVSRDRLEERLTDPAFREKLKGLLKANEQANSAPSWFQEKHPKAALTTIAYFSMEYMLNEALPIYAGGLGNVAGDQLKAASDLGVPVVAVGLLYAKGYFRQEIDKYGTQNALFPYNDPGQLPVTPLRLPNGEWLRIKVSLPGHPIWLRAWQVQVGRSKLYLLDSNDAANLPIHRGITDELYGGGPELRIKQEIILGVGGYRLLKALDIKPEVCHMNEGHAAFLVLERANDFMKANGTSFEEALAVTRAGNLFTTHTAVAAGFDHFSPSSMEYHLGTYAKEELGLDFNDLMALGRADANNRSESFNMAYLAIRGSGAVNGVSRLHGEVSRNLFNNLFPRWPEAEVPVGHVTNGVHMPCWDSKYADEIWTESCGKDRWRGELDDHSAHISKLSDEKLWEFRNRSRNRLVDFIRERFERQAIVSGLPSEVVTTAEQVFDPNTLTLGFARRFVPYKRPDLLLHDPERFVRILTNPEHPVQLVLAGKAPPFDEAGKGLIRKWVQFIQQHNLHRHVLFLSDYDMMLAENLVQGVDVWLNTPRRPWEASGTSGMKVLVNGGLNLSVLDGWWAEAYTPEVGWALGDGQEHGDDPAWDAHEAAALYEILEQQVVPEFYARNKKGVSEIWVERMRKSMATLTPRFSANRTVREYTEDYYLPAAINYKKCAARKGAKGKRIVGAGHELKAKWDAVKFGQVQIESERQKHHFKAPIWLNGINPKHVQVELFAEGINGGAPEKIKMKFDWMGENGAHNFYAQVITDRPTDHFTVRIVPSYEGVSVPLEDNLILWQH is encoded by the coding sequence ATGAAAAAACAAAAATACAGTACAGATCAATTCTACGGATTGATGCACACGGACGTCGAGGGAATCGATGCCCTTATTGAACTGGCCCTGAACATCCGGTGGTCATGGAACCATGCCTCGGATGAATTATGGCAGCAACTAGATCCGGAACTCTGGGAATTCACACGAAACCCATGGGTCATTCTACAAACGGTTTCACGAGATCGACTGGAGGAGCGTTTGACGGACCCGGCTTTTCGAGAAAAACTCAAAGGCCTATTAAAGGCAAACGAACAAGCGAATTCCGCTCCTTCATGGTTTCAGGAAAAACATCCGAAGGCAGCACTTACGACCATTGCCTATTTCAGTATGGAATATATGCTCAACGAGGCCCTGCCTATTTATGCCGGTGGCCTGGGCAATGTAGCGGGAGACCAACTAAAAGCGGCCAGTGATCTGGGCGTGCCCGTTGTTGCCGTTGGGCTACTTTATGCTAAAGGCTATTTCCGTCAGGAAATCGATAAATACGGCACGCAAAATGCCCTGTTCCCCTATAACGACCCAGGGCAATTGCCCGTTACACCCTTACGCTTACCGAACGGGGAATGGCTTCGTATAAAGGTATCGTTGCCCGGTCATCCGATATGGCTCCGGGCCTGGCAGGTACAGGTAGGTAGGTCCAAGCTTTATCTGTTGGACAGCAACGACGCCGCCAACCTGCCCATCCATCGGGGAATAACCGATGAGCTGTATGGTGGAGGGCCCGAACTGCGCATAAAACAGGAAATCATATTGGGCGTGGGTGGCTACAGACTATTAAAAGCCCTGGATATAAAACCTGAAGTATGCCATATGAACGAGGGGCATGCGGCCTTTTTGGTCCTGGAACGTGCCAACGATTTTATGAAGGCGAACGGCACTTCTTTCGAAGAGGCGCTTGCCGTAACCCGGGCGGGCAACCTATTTACTACACATACGGCAGTCGCGGCCGGTTTTGATCATTTCAGCCCCTCGTCCATGGAATACCATTTGGGCACTTATGCCAAAGAAGAATTGGGCCTTGATTTTAATGATCTGATGGCCTTGGGGCGTGCGGACGCCAATAACCGATCGGAAAGTTTTAACATGGCCTATCTGGCCATTCGTGGTAGCGGGGCTGTAAATGGCGTTAGCCGTTTGCACGGAGAGGTAAGCAGAAATCTTTTCAACAATCTTTTCCCGCGTTGGCCGGAAGCTGAAGTTCCGGTAGGCCATGTGACCAATGGGGTGCACATGCCATGCTGGGATTCCAAATATGCCGATGAAATCTGGACGGAATCCTGCGGAAAGGATCGCTGGAGGGGCGAACTCGATGACCATTCAGCGCATATTTCGAAACTATCCGACGAAAAACTCTGGGAATTTAGGAACCGATCGAGAAATCGCCTTGTCGATTTTATAAGGGAAAGGTTTGAGAGACAGGCAATAGTCTCGGGCCTACCGTCGGAAGTGGTAACGACCGCAGAACAGGTTTTTGACCCCAATACCTTGACCTTGGGCTTCGCCCGCCGGTTTGTGCCTTACAAAAGACCGGATCTCTTGTTACACGATCCCGAACGGTTTGTCCGAATCCTTACCAACCCGGAACATCCGGTACAATTGGTCCTGGCCGGTAAAGCGCCGCCATTTGATGAAGCGGGAAAAGGATTGATACGAAAATGGGTGCAGTTTATCCAACAGCATAATCTGCACAGGCATGTCCTCTTTCTAAGTGATTATGACATGATGTTGGCGGAAAATTTGGTCCAAGGTGTCGATGTATGGCTAAATACCCCGAGACGGCCCTGGGAGGCCAGTGGTACCAGTGGTATGAAAGTACTTGTGAACGGTGGCCTCAATTTATCGGTACTGGACGGTTGGTGGGCCGAGGCCTATACTCCCGAAGTGGGCTGGGCCTTGGGCGATGGCCAAGAACATGGCGACGATCCCGCGTGGGACGCGCACGAGGCAGCAGCACTATATGAAATACTGGAGCAGCAGGTCGTCCCCGAATTCTACGCACGTAACAAAAAAGGAGTATCGGAAATTTGGGTAGAGCGCATGCGAAAAAGTATGGCGACCCTAACGCCCCGTTTTTCGGCCAACCGAACGGTTCGCGAATATACGGAGGACTATTATCTGCCAGCGGCGATCAACTATAAAAAGTGCGCAGCGAGAAAAGGGGCTAAAGGGAAAAGAATCGTTGGCGCAGGCCATGAGCTCAAAGCTAAATGGGATGCCGTAAAATTCGGACAAGTTCAAATCGAAAGCGAACGCCAAAAACATCACTTTAAGGCACCTATCTGGTTAAATGGAATAAACCCAAAACATGTTCAGGTAGAACTGTTCGCGGAAGGTATCAACGGTGGAGCGCCCGAAAAAATCAAGATGAAATTTGATTGGATGGGGGAAAATGGGGCACATAACTTTTATGCACAGGTAATCACAGACAGGCCTACCGATCACTTTACCGTTCGTATTGTACCCAGTTACGAAGGAGTTTCCGTACCGTTGGAGGATAACTTGATACTATGGCAGCACTAA
- a CDS encoding acetate/propionate family kinase, producing MKIYPQNSNLLTISAGPSSIRFAMYEMAENPVKELFGDIRHIGSGNEVFRVTHVKGNERENSRIYAPGFYQATVFLISWLKNQPGSDRIGHIGHKITYGLNHQGPKVIDTALLAELKQIADYIPDRLPAEIEIVETFTMRYPTLRQVACFDTSFHADLPRVAKILPIPRRFERTGIHRYGFHGLSFSHLMIELKKRIGIQKANGRVILVHLCEEASLTAVKEGKSIDTSMGFTPSGGLVMGTRSGDLDPGVVGYLLKKERLGAKQFNRLINHEGGLLGISETSANIHDLLLKEDADPRAAEAVALFCYQIRKYIGAFTTVLGGLDVLVFSGGIGENAPIIRSRICQGLDFLGIGLDEEQNRKNSYKISDVDGKVLVKVIHSDEETIIAKNVAQEYFKDGNDDKTIPYGLSERQKSPRASLRRNFGKSNVWDG from the coding sequence GTGAAAATATATCCGCAAAATTCAAATCTTTTAACGATCAGTGCCGGTCCATCGAGTATTAGGTTCGCTATGTATGAAATGGCCGAAAATCCCGTGAAGGAACTTTTTGGCGATATCCGTCACATCGGTTCCGGTAACGAGGTTTTCAGGGTAACCCACGTTAAAGGCAATGAAAGGGAAAACTCACGGATATACGCTCCTGGCTTTTACCAAGCTACTGTTTTTTTAATAAGCTGGCTCAAAAACCAGCCAGGCTCTGATCGTATTGGGCACATAGGGCACAAGATAACATATGGATTGAACCATCAAGGACCGAAAGTAATCGATACCGCCCTGTTGGCCGAGCTGAAACAGATCGCGGACTACATTCCCGACCGTCTTCCCGCAGAGATTGAGATTGTTGAAACGTTCACAATGCGATATCCGACCTTACGGCAGGTGGCCTGTTTCGATACCAGCTTTCATGCAGACTTGCCTCGGGTTGCCAAGATACTCCCTATTCCAAGGCGTTTTGAACGGACCGGAATCCATAGGTATGGCTTTCACGGCCTGTCCTTTTCCCATCTCATGATTGAACTCAAAAAAAGGATCGGTATTCAAAAAGCCAATGGAAGGGTCATTCTTGTACATCTTTGTGAAGAAGCGAGTCTGACCGCTGTCAAAGAGGGCAAGAGCATAGATACCAGTATGGGGTTTACACCTTCGGGTGGATTGGTCATGGGCACTCGAAGCGGAGATTTAGACCCCGGTGTTGTAGGGTATTTACTGAAAAAAGAACGGTTGGGGGCAAAACAGTTCAACCGTTTGATCAATCATGAGGGTGGTTTGCTCGGAATCTCCGAAACAAGTGCCAATATACATGATTTATTACTGAAAGAAGATGCTGATCCAAGGGCGGCGGAAGCGGTGGCCCTATTCTGTTATCAGATAAGAAAATATATCGGAGCGTTTACCACCGTCTTGGGCGGACTGGATGTACTGGTTTTCTCTGGCGGCATAGGCGAAAACGCCCCTATCATACGGTCAAGGATTTGTCAGGGACTTGACTTTTTAGGTATTGGACTCGATGAAGAACAAAACAGGAAAAATTCATATAAAATTTCGGACGTGGACGGTAAGGTACTAGTTAAAGTAATTCATTCTGACGAGGAGACCATCATTGCAAAAAATGTGGCCCAAGAGTATTTTAAAGATGGCAATGATGATAAAACAATACCATACGGACTTAGCGAAAGGCAAAAAAGTCCGAGGGCTTCCCTCCGAAGAAATTTTGGGAAATCCAACGTATGGGATGGGTAA
- a CDS encoding alpha-amylase family glycosyl hydrolase: MIKSISKIDLSPKPGKAYWVNCHREWREEIIYFMMVDRFHDSNKRHSMNFDIRHAGFGNEEQLQKPFGGTIKGITDNIDYIKNLGCTAIWLSPVFENNPGSYHGYAIQNYMDVDKRWGTKEELEQLVDKAHGLDIRVFLDIVLHHSGDNWSYPFDYDYFYAGGQRFPLGGWREKDRPIPVELADPEMYNRKGQIRNFDAYPETQEGDFFTLKTFRNDGSPASESLLDILVKIHCYWIRETDVDGFRLDAVKHMKGNDISRFCSNIREYAYSLGKRNFFLFGEIIGNDEMGNPYIGPKMLPKDRNVYYGLDSILDHPLHSVLAEVIKGNSSPNRLIQRYSDLQKNALGRGEYGEFLVTYIDDHDQVGMDFKHRFGHNATPEQIVAGMGFLICALGAPCIYYGTEQGFEGNGMDDRYIREGMFDPDDKETNVLNQGSWIYKRISVLAHLRQKESILKFGRMYFREISKNGVDFHFPDGKECLLAFSRILHQGEILVVYNSSPKDTKEEYIAVDTTINKEGSLMDCIYGNKKKIRIEKNTDQEAGRLFIKVKLKPMEFLMFKNK, from the coding sequence ATGATAAAATCAATTAGCAAAATAGATCTTTCCCCGAAACCGGGCAAGGCGTACTGGGTAAACTGTCACAGGGAATGGCGGGAGGAGATCATTTATTTTATGATGGTCGACCGGTTTCATGATAGCAATAAACGGCATTCGATGAATTTCGATATCCGGCATGCCGGTTTCGGGAACGAAGAACAGCTGCAAAAGCCTTTTGGGGGCACCATCAAAGGCATCACAGACAATATCGATTACATCAAAAATTTGGGCTGTACGGCTATCTGGTTAAGTCCCGTGTTTGAAAATAACCCAGGATCCTACCATGGCTATGCCATCCAGAACTATATGGACGTGGACAAACGCTGGGGCACCAAGGAAGAACTGGAACAATTGGTGGACAAGGCACACGGGCTTGATATAAGGGTCTTTTTGGATATCGTTCTGCACCATTCAGGCGATAATTGGTCCTATCCTTTTGATTATGATTATTTCTATGCTGGTGGCCAACGGTTTCCACTAGGAGGTTGGCGCGAGAAAGACAGGCCGATCCCTGTAGAACTGGCAGACCCCGAAATGTATAACCGAAAAGGGCAGATCAGGAATTTCGATGCGTATCCCGAGACCCAGGAAGGCGACTTCTTTACCTTAAAAACATTTAGGAACGATGGTTCTCCCGCCAGCGAAAGTTTACTGGATATATTGGTCAAGATACACTGTTATTGGATACGCGAGACGGATGTGGACGGTTTTCGTTTGGATGCCGTCAAACACATGAAAGGAAACGACATTAGCCGTTTTTGTTCTAATATACGAGAATATGCCTACTCCTTGGGCAAAAGAAACTTTTTCCTGTTTGGCGAAATTATCGGTAATGATGAGATGGGCAATCCCTATATAGGCCCCAAAATGCTGCCGAAGGACCGGAATGTATATTACGGGCTAGATTCCATTTTGGACCATCCGTTACATAGTGTTTTGGCAGAAGTGATAAAGGGGAATTCATCTCCAAATAGATTGATACAACGGTATTCCGATCTGCAAAAGAATGCCCTGGGTAGAGGTGAATATGGGGAATTCCTGGTGACCTATATCGATGACCACGACCAGGTGGGGATGGACTTTAAGCACCGCTTTGGCCATAATGCCACCCCTGAACAAATTGTTGCAGGAATGGGCTTTCTTATTTGTGCCCTTGGCGCCCCATGTATTTATTATGGTACCGAACAAGGTTTTGAGGGCAACGGTATGGATGACCGGTATATCAGGGAAGGAATGTTCGATCCCGATGATAAGGAGACCAACGTATTGAACCAAGGTTCATGGATATACAAGCGAATTTCGGTCTTGGCACATTTAAGGCAGAAAGAGTCCATTCTAAAGTTCGGTCGAATGTATTTCAGGGAAATTTCAAAAAACGGGGTTGATTTTCATTTTCCCGATGGCAAGGAATGCCTATTGGCATTTTCAAGGATCCTGCATCAGGGCGAAATCCTTGTCGTCTATAATTCTTCCCCAAAGGATACCAAAGAAGAATATATAGCGGTCGATACCACTATCAATAAAGAGGGTAGTCTTATGGACTGCATCTATGGTAACAAGAAAAAAATCAGAATAGAAAAGAATACAGATCAAGAAGCTGGCCGCCTTTTCATCAAGGTAAAGCTAAAACCCATGGAGTTTTTGATGTTCAAGAACAAGTAG
- a CDS encoding class I fructose-bisphosphate aldolase, which yields MKTYENIVEQLGDKASFYLDHVSEKITKDELQLPDADFVSKVFANSNRNPQTLRSLAQLYGHGNLKDTGYLSILPVDQGVEHSAAFSFYKNPDYFDPENIIKLAIGAGCNGVASTFGALGLYARKYAHKIPFIVKINHNELLSYPNAYDQNLFGKVKDAWDMGAVAIGATIYFGSKESNRQLKEIAEAFAEAHSLGMATILWCYTRNDAFKTDKQDYHTAADLTGQANHLGVTIQADIIKQKLPTTNFGFKDLQFGKYDDAMYKTLTTEHPIDLCRLQVANCFMGKIGLINSGGGSKGASDMTEAITTAIVNKRAGGSGLILGRKAFQRPLKDGVELIHAVQGVYLEKRITIA from the coding sequence ATGAAAACATACGAAAATATAGTGGAACAATTAGGGGACAAAGCGTCCTTCTATTTGGACCACGTAAGCGAAAAAATTACCAAGGATGAACTACAACTGCCCGATGCTGATTTTGTCTCTAAAGTTTTTGCCAATAGTAATCGAAATCCACAAACGCTTCGGAGTCTTGCCCAATTGTACGGGCATGGCAATCTGAAGGATACGGGGTATTTAAGCATACTTCCCGTAGATCAAGGGGTCGAGCATAGTGCGGCTTTTTCCTTCTACAAGAATCCCGATTATTTTGATCCGGAAAACATTATAAAACTGGCCATCGGTGCGGGTTGTAACGGGGTGGCATCGACCTTCGGTGCGCTGGGTCTCTATGCCCGTAAATATGCCCATAAAATCCCCTTTATTGTGAAGATCAACCACAATGAGTTATTGTCCTATCCCAATGCCTATGACCAAAACCTTTTTGGGAAAGTCAAGGACGCTTGGGATATGGGCGCGGTTGCTATTGGGGCGACCATCTATTTTGGATCTAAGGAAAGTAATCGACAGTTGAAAGAGATTGCGGAAGCCTTTGCCGAGGCCCATAGCCTCGGTATGGCCACGATCTTGTGGTGCTACACCCGTAACGACGCTTTTAAAACGGATAAACAGGACTATCACACCGCCGCGGATCTAACAGGGCAGGCGAACCACCTTGGAGTAACAATACAGGCGGACATCATCAAACAAAAGTTACCCACCACAAATTTTGGCTTTAAAGACCTTCAATTTGGGAAGTATGACGATGCCATGTACAAAACCCTGACAACGGAACACCCCATCGATTTGTGCCGTTTACAGGTCGCCAATTGCTTTATGGGCAAAATTGGATTGATCAATTCTGGCGGGGGTTCCAAAGGGGCGTCCGATATGACCGAGGCCATTACGACTGCTATCGTAAACAAACGGGCCGGAGGCTCCGGTCTTATTTTGGGAAGAAAGGCTTTTCAAAGACCTTTAAAGGACGGGGTGGAATTGATACATGCGGTCCAGGGCGTTTACCTCGAGAAAAGAATCACAATAGCTTAA
- a CDS encoding dicarboxylate/amino acid:cation symporter — MLDTEIKSLKSLNHYLRKLVENRLWLKVIIALFLGVGVGLLLSPQNGWITKGTADVLGNWLALPGMLFLKLVQMIMIPLIVASIITGIASNDKENLKKLGGGVLLYFISTTIISVTIGTVLALIFSPGKYLHQQAEVDHTNALADAAKSSELSFGINDIPNAITNLLPENPLASMVSGEMLSIVIFTIIIGVAVLSLTDDLLKPVKLLLGAIQEICMTVVKWAMLLVPVAVFGLMAQLTSSVGLNSLTGLGFYVLVVLMGLLILLGIYIMLVSILGQSNPFKFLRKITDVQLLAFSTTSSAAVMPLSLKTAEEELKVDGAISNFIIPIGTTVNMDGTALYQTITTLFIAQAYGLEMGLLNVIVVVVTIVAASIGTPAIPGGGVVILASVLSSAGIPAEGIIIIIGVERLLGMFRSAINVTGDLTACMVFDRFYGNKPGGTKVSDVKRTTEYSTV; from the coding sequence ATGCTCGATACGGAAATAAAATCATTAAAATCCCTAAACCACTACCTGCGTAAATTGGTAGAAAATAGGCTTTGGCTCAAGGTTATCATTGCCTTGTTCCTCGGTGTCGGGGTCGGCCTGTTGTTAAGCCCCCAAAACGGTTGGATCACCAAAGGCACTGCCGATGTTCTAGGGAATTGGCTGGCCCTGCCGGGTATGCTCTTCCTGAAACTGGTGCAGATGATCATGATTCCCCTGATCGTAGCTTCTATCATTACCGGAATAGCCAGTAACGACAAGGAAAATCTGAAAAAGTTAGGCGGCGGCGTGCTTCTATATTTCATATCAACAACAATTATATCGGTAACGATAGGCACCGTACTTGCACTGATCTTTTCCCCTGGAAAATATCTGCACCAACAGGCGGAGGTCGATCATACAAATGCATTGGCCGACGCTGCTAAAAGTTCGGAACTATCCTTTGGAATAAACGATATTCCGAATGCCATAACCAATTTACTGCCCGAAAACCCATTGGCCTCCATGGTAAGTGGCGAAATGTTGAGCATCGTCATTTTTACCATTATCATAGGGGTCGCCGTATTGTCGCTGACCGACGACCTGCTCAAACCTGTAAAATTGCTCTTAGGGGCCATACAGGAAATCTGTATGACGGTGGTCAAATGGGCCATGTTATTGGTTCCGGTCGCCGTATTCGGTCTAATGGCACAGCTTACGTCGAGCGTTGGCCTGAACTCCTTAACGGGTCTGGGATTTTATGTGCTCGTGGTACTGATGGGATTGCTCATATTGCTCGGCATTTACATCATGCTGGTCAGCATACTTGGCCAGAGCAACCCTTTTAAATTTTTGCGAAAGATCACGGATGTACAGCTTTTGGCGTTCTCAACAACAAGCTCTGCCGCGGTAATGCCCTTATCGCTGAAAACAGCGGAGGAAGAGCTCAAGGTGGATGGGGCCATCAGTAATTTCATAATCCCCATCGGGACTACCGTGAATATGGACGGGACGGCCCTCTATCAGACCATAACGACCTTGTTCATAGCACAGGCCTATGGCCTTGAAATGGGCCTTCTCAATGTCATCGTTGTCGTAGTTACCATAGTCGCCGCTTCCATCGGCACCCCGGCCATACCGGGTGGTGGCGTGGTGATTTTGGCCTCTGTACTATCCAGTGCAGGAATTCCTGCCGAAGGAATCATCATCATCATCGGGGTCGAGCGCTTGCTCGGGATGTTCCGCTCTGCGATCAACGTTACCGGAGACCTAACGGCCTGCATGGTATTCGATAGGTTTTATGGAAATAAGCCAGGGGGAACCAAAGTGAGCGATGTAAAAAGGACTACCGAATATTCAACTGTTTAA
- a CDS encoding 6-phosphofructokinase gives MKTIEHIAIFTSGGDSPGMNAALYGIVKKAEQSGIRLSGIRKGYEGLIDGDLVPLDAHKLQKMVHRGGTLLKTARSKRFLTLEGRQRALENLQKNEVDALIAIGGDGTFKGLLAFSEICDLPFLGIPGTIDNDLAGTDFTLGFDSAVNTAIENIDKIRDTAEAHNRIFLIEVMGRDCGYIAIHSGLGTGADAILIPESAHDFIQLLEKAGSYDREEAFIVIVSEGDELGAEVAAKKIKEINPDVDLRITKLGHVQRGGNASAFDRMLGIRLGAAAVEALLRGRKNVMAGILNNELSLTPFDRVVKEHQVNDELQGLLKIFGN, from the coding sequence ATGAAGACTATTGAACACATAGCAATTTTTACGTCGGGGGGCGATTCCCCGGGGATGAATGCCGCCTTATACGGAATTGTGAAAAAAGCAGAACAAAGTGGTATCAGGTTAAGTGGTATCCGAAAAGGATATGAGGGCCTAATAGATGGCGATTTGGTTCCCTTGGACGCCCACAAATTACAAAAGATGGTACATCGGGGAGGAACACTGTTAAAAACAGCTCGAAGCAAACGTTTTTTAACGCTAGAAGGAAGACAGCGGGCATTGGAAAATCTTCAAAAAAATGAAGTCGATGCTCTGATCGCCATAGGTGGCGATGGAACATTTAAAGGTCTGTTGGCATTTTCAGAAATCTGTGACCTCCCGTTTTTGGGCATTCCCGGCACCATAGACAACGATCTGGCCGGTACCGATTTTACGCTCGGTTTCGATTCTGCCGTAAATACCGCAATTGAAAACATCGATAAGATCAGGGATACCGCAGAAGCTCATAACAGAATATTTCTGATCGAGGTGATGGGTAGGGACTGTGGTTATATCGCCATCCACTCTGGATTGGGTACCGGCGCGGATGCCATTTTGATCCCTGAAAGCGCACATGACTTTATCCAATTGTTGGAAAAGGCGGGAAGTTACGATCGTGAAGAGGCCTTTATCGTAATCGTTTCAGAAGGAGATGAACTCGGGGCCGAGGTGGCAGCCAAAAAGATAAAGGAAATAAACCCTGACGTGGACCTGCGCATTACGAAACTGGGGCATGTGCAACGCGGGGGCAACGCATCCGCTTTTGATAGAATGTTGGGCATACGGCTTGGTGCAGCTGCTGTAGAGGCACTTTTGCGCGGAAGGAAGAATGTCATGGCGGGAATCTTGAACAACGAACTGAGCCTGACCCCATTTGACCGAGTGGTAAAAGAGCATCAAGTGAACGATGAATTGCAGGGCCTATTAAAAATTTTCGGGAACTAA
- a CDS encoding alpha/beta fold hydrolase has protein sequence MKYIKIKKMVFLAVLVILVLFISVAGYQYLTVALAPEYDPDTMPLNYEIVGKGERNIILIHGMAGTKDYWKKDLEQVTGTYRLLLVDLLGFGDSPKPQSEYTLEIQLAALENIITNEGFNNGNTLILGHSMGAVISLALFAERPDWFRGATVIGLPVFEGKDQFLEQMSSNSFLDKLAVSSYGKVFCMLHPLYIVKWFKPKNLTDDVFRDSKKHTWQSYYNSLNEVILKTDLYALTKNIINRKILFIQGTDDKVAPFVNVEKFAKSFPRAKLMEIRDGDHQLFLKVPLEVWKAIDNYFDGKSQ, from the coding sequence ATGAAATACATAAAGATAAAAAAAATGGTTTTTTTGGCAGTATTGGTGATTCTGGTATTGTTCATCTCGGTAGCGGGGTACCAATACCTAACCGTCGCTTTAGCACCTGAATATGATCCCGATACCATGCCCTTGAACTATGAAATAGTGGGCAAGGGCGAAAGGAACATCATCCTAATCCATGGCATGGCAGGTACTAAAGATTATTGGAAAAAGGATTTGGAACAAGTTACCGGAACGTACAGGCTTCTTTTGGTCGACTTGTTGGGTTTCGGCGATTCGCCAAAACCCCAAAGTGAATATACCCTCGAAATTCAGCTTGCGGCACTTGAGAACATCATCACGAACGAGGGCTTTAATAATGGCAACACCCTTATCTTGGGCCACTCCATGGGCGCGGTAATTTCCTTGGCCCTCTTTGCGGAACGCCCCGACTGGTTTAGAGGGGCTACGGTCATAGGCCTCCCCGTTTTCGAAGGCAAAGACCAATTTTTGGAACAGATGTCCAGTAATTCCTTTTTAGACAAGCTTGCCGTAAGCTCCTATGGGAAAGTGTTCTGTATGCTCCACCCCTTATACATTGTTAAATGGTTCAAGCCTAAAAATCTGACCGATGATGTTTTTAGGGACTCGAAAAAGCATACCTGGCAGAGCTACTACAATTCGTTGAACGAGGTCATTCTAAAAACGGATCTCTACGCCCTTACGAAGAACATAATCAATCGAAAGATCCTCTTTATCCAAGGCACCGATGATAAAGTGGCACCCTTTGTCAACGTGGAAAAGTTTGCAAAGTCCTTTCCCCGTGCAAAATTAATGGAAATACGGGATGGTGACCACCAGCTCTTTCTGAAGGTACCACTTGAGGTTTGGAAAGCGATAGATAATTATTTTGACGGAAAATCACAATGA